aagaattcaatctttttcaaaaaaacattttatataaatactATGTAtctctatatatttatatatgtgttgACTTTGATTACTGTATTAGGAGTGCAGTCAGCAAACTCTGCAGTGTTACCTGGAAGAAATGGTTATGCTggagaaagaaattgaagatgagcctgaaattaaaaatgaatttaaaaatgctcttcaaaatatcaaaaagaaCCTCCACAGACTTAAGGTAGGTAATCTTTATGGTCAGTTAGTTAAAAGCAAATGTGTTTcagcaataatgaaaaaaacCATCAGAATCAGTCTNNNNNNNNNNNNNNNNNNNNNNNNNNNNNNNNNNNNNNNNNNNNNNNNNNNNNNNNNNNNNNNNNNNNNNNNNNNNNNNNNNNNNNNNNNNNNNNNNNNNTTTTTTGCCTTAAGGCCATTGTGTTATGGTTGCTTAAGAATACAGCATTTTGTACAGCAATACTGTAATGTCAAACTACTTGACAACATCTATTTGCATGAAAATCCAAGACATTAAAACAGTTGGGCCAAATTAACTATACAAGTCAACATTTTAAGAAGTatgagatttgttttctttgctaaatCATGTAAGTCACCTTACGCTGTTTTAGAAGAGTAACAATTATTTATGTAAGTAGTAGTTCAGAAAACTGTGCCATAAACCCATGATTCTAAAACTATCTGGCAAGAAAGCTATAACCAATTAACAAAATTTACTGTATTGCAGGATCTAAGTCCCACAGGAGGTGAATGCAAGATCTGTGAAGCTAACGACAAGAAAAATTTTCCTGATTTTCTTCAACAACTGACCAACCTTCTGAGATCTATGCAAAAATAAGCAActaatcatttttatttttactgctatattatttatttaactatttaattacaaataatttatatattttatccCGTGGCTAACTAATATGCTGTCCATTCTGGGACCACTGTATGCTCTTAGTCCGGGTGATAAGACGTCTGTTCTAAGATCATATTTGATCCTTTCTGTAAGC
Above is a window of Meleagris gallopavo isolate NT-WF06-2002-E0010 breed Aviagen turkey brand Nicholas breeding stock chromosome 4, Turkey_5.1, whole genome shotgun sequence DNA encoding:
- the LOC100303688 gene encoding interleukin-15 precursor (The RefSeq protein has 5 substitutions compared to this genomic sequence) codes for the protein MMCKVLIFSCISVALLMTTAYGASLSPEKLEILPALIKDLEILEESKNKIHVVLYTPNEIKECSQQTLQCYLEEMVMLKKEIEDEPEIKNEFKNALQNIKKNLHRLKDLSPTGGECKICEANDKKNFPDFLQQLTNFVRYLQK